A window of candidate division KSB1 bacterium contains these coding sequences:
- a CDS encoding S9 family peptidase — MSHRRLFALPLLIVLLSGLSFAQPREVGNLVIDGIPDIPARIVERMNQYQNVRSAGFLDWNPNGPGILISTRFAETSQIHYVERPGGARQQLTFFKEPVGGGSFYPGKDRNGFLFSMDTGGAEFFQLFFFDRDAGQSTLLTDGKSRNTGGLWSHDGKWIAYSSTLRNGRDSDIRLMRVDKPGVSELLVETQGAWSAIDWSPDNSKLLVQHYVSANESYLYSCDVATKKLTPINPQKDKKIAYGAALWSKDGRGVYYTSDENGEFQQLIYHELATGKKTVITGNLLWDVDDIALSDDGRRLAYVTNEDGISKLYVLDLQTKQEEKDLPRLPVGLIFGLKFSKDGIELGMTLNTSQTSGDVYSINLATRELVRWTFSEVGGLKAEKFVTPQLIRYPTFDKVNNKPRMIPAFYYKPRQAAGKIPVIINIHGGPEGQARPGFNSTYQYLVNELGIAVLVPNVRGSSGYGKTYLAMDNGYKREESVKDIGALLDWIAQQPELDASRVGVTGGSYGGYMTLATMCMYNDRIRAGIDVVGISNFVTFLESTQEYRRDLRRVEYGDERDPKMREFLIKISPTTNAHKITKPLFVIQGLNDPRVPATESKQMVETVRQNGGNVWYLVAKDEGHGFRKKVNRDYQTNAESLFWETFLLNGREGSN, encoded by the coding sequence ATGTCTCATCGTCGTCTGTTTGCGCTGCCGCTCTTGATCGTCCTGTTGAGTGGTTTGAGTTTCGCCCAGCCTCGCGAAGTCGGCAATCTCGTCATCGACGGCATTCCCGATATTCCGGCGCGCATCGTCGAGCGCATGAATCAATATCAAAACGTCCGTTCCGCCGGGTTTCTGGATTGGAATCCGAATGGCCCGGGCATTTTGATCTCGACGCGTTTTGCCGAGACCAGCCAGATTCACTACGTCGAGCGTCCCGGCGGGGCGCGGCAGCAATTGACGTTCTTCAAAGAGCCGGTCGGCGGCGGCAGCTTTTATCCCGGCAAAGACCGCAACGGCTTTTTATTTAGCATGGACACCGGCGGCGCGGAGTTTTTTCAGCTTTTCTTTTTCGACCGCGATGCCGGGCAGAGCACGCTGCTCACCGACGGCAAATCACGCAACACCGGCGGCTTGTGGTCGCACGACGGCAAGTGGATCGCCTATTCGAGCACACTGCGCAACGGCAGAGATTCGGATATCCGATTGATGCGCGTTGACAAGCCGGGCGTCTCGGAGTTGTTGGTTGAAACACAGGGCGCCTGGAGTGCCATCGATTGGTCGCCGGACAACAGCAAGCTGCTCGTGCAGCATTACGTTTCCGCCAACGAATCCTATCTTTATTCGTGCGATGTTGCCACGAAAAAATTGACACCGATCAATCCTCAAAAAGACAAGAAAATTGCCTATGGCGCGGCGCTGTGGAGCAAGGATGGCCGCGGCGTTTATTACACCTCGGATGAGAATGGCGAATTTCAGCAGCTCATTTACCACGAGCTTGCCACCGGCAAGAAAACCGTTATCACCGGCAATCTGCTTTGGGACGTTGATGACATCGCGCTTTCCGACGATGGCAGGCGTTTGGCTTATGTAACCAACGAAGACGGCATCAGCAAATTGTATGTGTTGGATTTGCAAACCAAGCAGGAGGAAAAGGATTTGCCGCGGTTGCCGGTTGGCCTGATTTTCGGTTTGAAGTTTTCCAAAGACGGCATCGAGTTGGGCATGACGCTGAACACGTCACAAACTTCCGGCGATGTCTATTCGATCAATCTGGCGACGAGAGAATTGGTGCGCTGGACGTTCAGCGAAGTCGGCGGCCTCAAGGCGGAAAAATTCGTCACGCCGCAGTTGATTCGGTACCCGACGTTTGACAAAGTCAACAATAAACCGAGAATGATTCCGGCGTTTTATTACAAACCCCGCCAAGCCGCTGGAAAAATTCCCGTCATCATCAACATTCACGGCGGCCCCGAAGGCCAGGCGCGGCCGGGTTTCAACTCAACCTATCAATATCTGGTCAACGAGCTTGGCATCGCGGTGCTGGTGCCGAACGTGCGCGGCTCGTCCGGTTACGGCAAAACGTATTTGGCAATGGACAACGGCTACAAACGCGAAGAGTCGGTGAAAGACATCGGCGCGCTGCTGGATTGGATCGCGCAACAGCCGGAGCTTGACGCCAGCCGCGTCGGCGTCACCGGCGGCTCGTACGGCGGCTACATGACGCTGGCGACGATGTGCATGTACAACGACCGCATTCGCGCCGGCATCGATGTCGTCGGCATCAGCAATTTCGTGACGTTTTTGGAGAGCACACAAGAATATCGCCGCGATCTGCGCCGGGTGGAATATGGCGACGAGCGCGATCCGAAGATGCGCGAGTTCCTCATCAAAATTTCTCCGACGACGAATGCACATAAAATTACCAAACCACTGTTCGTCATTCAAGGCCTCAACGACCCGCGCGTGCCGGCGACGGAATCCAAACAAATGGTGGAAACTGTCCGCCAAAACGGCGGCAACGTTTGGTATCTCGTCGCCAAAGACGAAGGCCACGGCTTTCGCAAGAAAGTCAACCGCGATTATCAAACCAATGCCGAGTCGCTGTTTTGGGAGACGTTTCTGTTGAACGGGCGGGAGGGAAGCAATTAG